One Lycium barbarum isolate Lr01 chromosome 5, ASM1917538v2, whole genome shotgun sequence genomic window carries:
- the LOC132639460 gene encoding uncharacterized protein LOC132639460: MGSAADSLPAVNKLIMRNGPSLNHQQKQLLCSPVTEEEIYTSLASIGDEKAPVVKADVVDAVKEFFNTGRMFKGINCITLNLLPKIPNPITVKDFRPIACCTILYKLIAKVLAARLQVVMPSLICEAQAGFIPGRKIADNIILAHELVKAYSRKNTSARAMIKIDLQKAYDSVECPYLEQVMIELGFPDKFLHWIMACVKTVNYTILINGSTSEPFNASKGLRQASGLQPNLSKSSIYFGGVKQTDRDQILSQLGYGLGELPFKYLGIPLSTKRLSILQWQPLITKITSRIASWTAKKLSYAGRTQHVQSVIFGIQAYWAQLFPIPAHVLKVIDAYCRSYIWSGTNIITKKTLVAWDKVCLPISTGGLNPINLKLWNVAALAKTCWDLAHKLDKLWIRWIHTYYIKGRHLGDFDIPQQASWMVRQIIQAQHTLQQVQHTQSTKHSMIRTIYLQLLPSLPRVQWKVILFSNNARPKAKFIMWLHFHRRLLTADRLHKWGIQAEPKCVLCLMHDENQQHIFVQCPYTRNLWGKLLVWLQRPQMNASTWDQYINWIISNAKGKSLHAKSFKIILAECVYSTWIERNVRRFEGKSTTYENIAKEIAYSCYVRATPVMQNYFHRFPFE, from the exons ATGGGCAGTGCTGCGGACAGCTTACCGGCTGTTAATAAACTCATAATGAGGAATGGTCCTAGCCTTAACCACCAGCAAAAACAGCTCCTATGTTCACCAGTCACTGAAGAGGAAATCTATACTAGTTTGGCTTCCATTGGGGATGAAAAGGCACCAG TAGTGAAGGCTGATGTGGTAGATGCAGTAAAGGAGTTCTTTAATACTGGCAGAATGTTCAAAGGTATTAATTGCATAACTCTAAATCTCCTGCCTAAAATCCCAAACCCCATTACCGTAAAGGACTTTAGACCGATAGCTTGTTGTACTATCTTATACAAACTGATTGCTAAAGTTCTTGCTGCTAGATTACAAGTGGTAATGCCTAGTCTTATTTGTGAGGCCCAAGCAGGATTTATACCAGGGAGGAAAATTGCGGATAACATTATCCTTGCTCATGAATTAGTCAAAGCCTATTCTAGGAAAAACACCTCTGCCAGAGCCATGATCAAAATTGACCTTCAAAAGGCGTATGACTCAGTGGAGTGCCCTTATTTAGAGCAGGTTATGATTGAACTTGGTTTCCCAGATAAATTCCTCCATTGGATAATGGCGTGTGTCAAAACAGTCAACTACACTATTCTTATCAATGGCTCCACCTCTGAACCTTTTAATGCTTCAAAAGGCTTGAGACAAG CCTCTGGACTGCAGCCCAATTTAAGTAAAAGTTCCATCTATTTTGGGGGTGTCAAACAGACTGACAGAGATCAAATTCTGTCACAGTTGGGATATGGGCTGGGGGAGTTACCTTTCAAATATTTAGGCATCCCTCTCTCTACCAAAAGACTATCCATCTTGCAATGGCAACCCTTGATCACAAAAATTACTAGTAGAATTGCCTCATGGACTGCTAAAAAACTATCCTACGCTGGTAGAACTCAACATGTACAATCAGTGATCTTTGGCATACAAGCGTATTGGGCACAACTCTTCCCTATTCCTGCCCATGTACTAAAAGTAATTGATGCCTATTGCCGAAGCTACATATGGTCAGGAACAAATATTATCACAAAAAAGACACTTGTCGCTTGGGATAAAGTATGCTTGCCCATATCTACTGGTGGACTAAATCCGATCAATCTCAAGTTATGGAATGTGGCTGCATTAGCAAAGACTTGTTGGGATTTAGCTCACAAACTAGACAAGCTTTGGATTAGATGGATACATACATACTACATAAAAGGGAGACATTTGGGGGACTTTGATATACCTCAACAGGCGTCATGGATGGTGAGACAAATAATACAGGCTCAACATACTCTTCAACAGGTTCAACATACTCAAAGTACCAAACATAGCATGATAAGAACTATTTATCTGCAGTTGCTGCCTAGTCTACCACGAGTTCAATGGAAAGTCATACTATTCAGCAACAATGCTAGACCGAAAGCCAAATTCATTATGTGGCTGCACTTCCATCGAAGACTGTTGACTGCTGATAGGCTACACAAGTGGGGAATACAAGCTGAACCAAAGTGTGTATTATGTCTGATGCATGATGAAAATCAGCAACATATATTTGTGCAGTGCCCGTATACAAGGAATTTATGGGGAAAATTGCTAGTTTGGTTGCAAAGGCCTCAGATGAATGCTTCAACATGGGACCAATATATTAACTGGATTATCTCTAATGCTAAAGGGAAGTCTCTACATGCCAAGTCCTTTAAAATCATATTGGCTGAGTGTGTCTATTCTACCTGGATTGAAAGAAATGTCAGGCGATTTGAAGGGAAATCAACTACCTATGAGAACATTGCAAAAGAAATCGCTTACTCCTGCTATGTACGAGCTACACCAGTAATGCAAAACTATTTTCATAGATTTCCTTTTGAGTAG
- the LOC132639461 gene encoding uncharacterized protein LOC132639461, with product MTIIYGYNTAEQRKILWESLAECATGVKEPWIIGGDFNTVLHIWDREEGNTVTSNEIQDFSDCITNLQLNELNWRGEYFTWTNKQHGTDRIYSRIDRIFGNGDWMMQWGNGKMEDIWEKLKALKPVLKKLNTDHFKGITKHIEQARIELQEVQKAITWKCNEALLNKEKEVLLNLERWSLIEESAFKQKSKANWIKLGDSNTKYFAVVAKERTHRKQIKEIKSLAGVRLTDNNDIAAEIL from the exons ATGACCATAATCTATGGATATAACACAGCTGAGCAGAGAAAAATTCTATGGGAAAGTCTAGCGGAGTGTGCCACTGGGGTCAAAGAACCATGGATCATAGGGGGAGATTTTAATACGGTGTTACACATCTGGGATAGGGAAGAAGGTAACACTGTTACCTCAAATGAAATCCAGGATTTTTCAGACTGTATAACAAACCTGCAACTTAATGAGCTCAACTGGAGGGGTGAATATTTCACATGGACCAATAAACAACATGGAACTGACAGGATTTATAGTAGAATCGATCGAATCTTTGGAAATGGGGACTGGATGATGCAGTGGGG AAATGGGAAAATGGAGGATATCTGGGAAAAACTAAAGGCCCTCAAACCTGTCCTGAAGAAGTTGAATACTGATCACTTTAAGGGAATCACTAAGCACATTGAACAGGCTCGAATAGAACTGCAAGAAGTACAAAAGGCAATCACCTGGAAATGCAATGAAGCTCTATTGAATAAGGAGAAAGAAGTCCTGCTAAACTTAGAAAGATGGTCGCTGATTGAAGAAAGCGCTTTCAAACAAAAATCCAAAGCTAATTGGATCAAACTTGGGGACTCAAATACAAAATATTTTGCCGTTGTTGCCAAAGAAAGAACACATAGGAAGCAAATCAAAGAGATTAAATCACTAGCTGGGGTCAGGTTGACTGATAACAATGACATAGCTGCTGAAATCCTCTAG
- the LOC132640919 gene encoding serine/threonine-protein kinase RIPK-like → MKITWESLVPTCCKVDNPKPKPKLKEIKLVSKQSSFHRISISDFSASTINSEDLSISLAGSNSHAFTLQELKVITQNFSWSNFLGEGGFGPVHKGFIDDKLRPGLKAQPVAVKLLDLDGTQGHREWLTEVIFLGQLRHPHLVKLIGYCCEEEHRVLVYEYMPRGSLDNQLFRRYSVSLPWSTRMKIALGAAKGLAFLHEAEKPVIYRDFKASNILLDSDYNAKLSDFGLAKDGPEGDDTHVSTRVMGTHGYAAPEYLMTGHLTAASDVYSFGVVLLELLTGRRSVDKSRPNREQNLIDWARPQLKDPRKLRRIMDPRLEGLYSEGGVQKAALLAYQCLSHRPKARPEMSTVVKTLEPLKDYKDISTMTFVYIAPVEGKELCKDSEKENQKENQKEMKKRNTNSHHHHHRKSPQSSTIYSEKALHKRLSPNSPLHNDSIDLKIEDQIV, encoded by the exons ATGAAGATTACGTGGGAATCTCTAGTTCCTACTTGTTGTAAAGTTGATAATCCAAAGCCAAAGCCGAAGTTGAAGGAGATCAAATTGGTGTCAAAACAAAGTTCATTTCATAGGATTTCTATTTCGGATTTCAGTGCTTCAACTATTAATTCAGAGGACCTTTCAATTTCTCTTGCTGGTTCAAATAGTCATGCTTTCACTCTTCAAGAATTAAAAGTGATCACTCAGAATTTTTCTTGGAGTAATTTCCTTGGTGAAGGAGGGTTTGGACCAGTTCACAAAGGTTTCATTGATGATAAACTTAGACCTGGTTTGAAGGCTCAACCTGTGGCTGTAAAGCTTTTGGATTTAGATGGTACTCAAGGTCATAGAGAATGGCTG ACTGAAGTGATATTTCTTGGGCAATTGCGGCATCCACATTTGGTGAAGTTGATCGGATATTGTTGTGAAGAGGAACACAGAGTGTTGGTGTATGAATACATGCCCAGAGGCAGCTTAGACAATCAGCTCTTTAGAA GATATTCCGTATCGCTTCCATGGTCAACACGGATGAAAATAGCACTTGGAGCAGCAAAAGGCCTAGCTTTCCTCCATGAAGCTGAAAAACCAGTCATATATCGCGATTTCAAGGCTTCAAACATCTTGTTAGACTCG GATTACAATGCGAAACTCTCAGATTTTGGACTTGCAAAAGATGGTCCAGAAGGAGATGACACGCACGTCTCCACCCGAGTCATGGGAACCCACGGCTACGCTGCTCCTGAATACCTCATGACTG GTCATTTGACTGCAGCAAGTGACGTATACAGTTTCGGAGTAGTATTGTTGGAACTTCTAACTGGCAGAAGATCAGTCGATAAAAGTCGTCCAAACAGAGAACAAAATTTAATAGATTGGGCAAGACCTCAACTGAAAGATCCGCGAAAACTACGTAGAATAATGGATCCAAGATTAGAAGGTCTATATTCTGAAGGTGGCGTTCAAAAAGCAGCATTATTAGCTTACCAGTGTTTAAGTCATAGGCCAAAAGCTAGACCAGAAATGAGCACAGTGGTGAAAACACTTGAACCATTGAAGGATTATAAGGATATTTCAACCATGACATTTGTGTATATTGCTCCAGTTGAAGGGAAAGAATTGTGTAAAGATAGTGAAAAGGAAAACCAAAAGGAAAACCAAAAGGAAATGAAGAAAAGAAATACTaactctcatcatcatcatcatagaaaaaGTCCTCAAAGTTCAACAATTTACTCAGAGAAGGCTCTACACAAGAGATTAAGCCCAAATTCGCCATTGCACAATGATTCCATAGATCTTAAGATTGAAGACCAAATTGTATAG